A single Sulfurimonas aquatica DNA region contains:
- a CDS encoding response regulator transcription factor, with amino-acid sequence MNILLMEDDAVLSDILLDYLRESWSVDYAFNSDEVYKCLESKKYDLFIFDINVTGKNGLELLAELREFCNHTPTIFITAYTDTNYLKKAFTLGAHDYIKKPFELEELNARIENTKRLFNIGTRDEVQLSPSITFIPLTKEILSNGVKISLGTKNSMLLSYFLNNKKRLITTEELAQNIWDFDSLPSDATLRSHIRTLRELIGKDSITTVRGQGYIYE; translated from the coding sequence ATGAATATACTTCTCATGGAAGATGATGCTGTTTTATCTGATATTTTACTTGACTATTTACGAGAGTCATGGAGTGTTGATTATGCGTTTAATTCGGATGAAGTATATAAATGTTTAGAGTCAAAGAAGTATGATCTTTTTATCTTTGACATCAATGTAACTGGGAAAAATGGACTTGAACTCTTAGCTGAGTTACGTGAGTTTTGCAATCATACTCCGACTATATTTATTACTGCTTATACTGACACTAACTATTTAAAGAAAGCTTTTACTCTTGGTGCTCATGATTATATAAAAAAACCCTTTGAGCTTGAAGAGCTAAATGCCAGAATAGAAAATACTAAAAGACTTTTCAACATTGGCACGAGGGATGAAGTTCAACTTAGTCCATCTATCACATTTATACCCCTTACAAAAGAGATACTCAGCAATGGAGTAAAAATCTCCTTAGGCACAAAAAACAGCATGCTACTCTCTTACTTTTTAAATAATAAAAAAAGGTTAATCACAACCGAGGAGCTTGCACAAAACATATGGGACTTTGACTCTCTCCCATCAGATGCAACCCTGCGTTCACACATACGAACCCTAAGAGAACTTATAGGTAAGGACAGTATCACAACCGTTCGAGGTCAAGGCTATATATATGAATAA
- a CDS encoding sensor histidine kinase: MNKITQKSFFSFLALYLTSSFIFLTLAAYWFFTSQVSMEMNNNFYKMNHIADKVSSKIIHAHMSNTPFKLEEFPNASVALLDENYTLLDGKIESPIDPTQDFYNKDGSFTLISKRAVGHLDVAYVIVQSSQCNENIKVLKNRVAYAVIITAIFIIIISVVMSYIFLIPLRDKMKEIEEFVKDTTHELNTPITALMMSTSRLKNKQVYDEKTINNISISTKQLYDIYSSLSFLSFDNSSEKEESIDFCHVVKEDINYLRELLDKKQITVVEDLQECPINITKTKAKMLINNLLSNSIKYSTPKSTIYLYCSENSFSIKDEGIGIAKDKLKDIFKRFVRANSYAGGFGIGLNIVQSIAAEYNYQVKIDSTEGKGTTVTINFNK, encoded by the coding sequence ATGAATAAGATTACACAAAAATCCTTTTTCTCATTTTTAGCCCTTTATCTAACCTCTTCATTTATTTTTTTAACTCTTGCTGCATACTGGTTTTTCACTTCTCAAGTCTCTATGGAGATGAATAACAACTTTTATAAAATGAATCATATAGCAGATAAAGTAAGTTCTAAAATTATTCATGCACATATGAGTAACACTCCCTTTAAACTTGAAGAGTTTCCTAATGCTTCAGTAGCTCTACTTGATGAGAACTATACTCTTTTAGATGGAAAAATAGAGAGCCCAATAGACCCTACTCAAGACTTTTATAATAAAGATGGCTCTTTTACACTTATCTCAAAACGTGCTGTAGGACACCTCGATGTTGCCTATGTAATTGTGCAAAGTAGCCAGTGTAATGAAAACATAAAAGTCTTAAAAAACAGGGTCGCTTATGCGGTTATCATTACTGCTATCTTTATTATTATAATCTCAGTAGTTATGTCCTATATTTTTCTCATTCCCCTAAGAGATAAGATGAAAGAGATTGAGGAGTTTGTTAAAGACACAACACATGAGTTAAACACCCCCATCACGGCATTAATGATGAGTACATCAAGACTTAAAAACAAACAAGTTTATGATGAAAAAACAATTAATAATATCTCAATTAGTACGAAACAACTTTATGACATTTACTCCTCTCTTAGCTTTTTGAGTTTTGACAACTCTAGTGAAAAAGAGGAGAGTATTGACTTTTGCCATGTCGTAAAAGAAGATATAAATTATCTAAGAGAGCTACTTGATAAAAAGCAGATTACAGTAGTTGAGGATCTCCAAGAGTGCCCTATAAATATCACAAAAACAAAAGCAAAAATGCTTATCAACAACCTTCTGAGCAATAGTATAAAATACTCAACTCCAAAGAGTACTATTTACCTCTACTGCAGTGAGAATAGCTTCAGTATAAAGGATGAAGGTATAGGTATTGCAAAAGATAAACTTAAGGATATTTTTAAAAGGTTTGTCAGGGCAAACTCTTATGCTGGAGGGTTTGGAATCGGGCTAAATATTGTACAAAGTATAGCAGCTGAATACAATTATCAAGTTAAAATAGACTCCACTGAGGGCAAAGGAACAACGGTAACAATTAACTTTAATAAATAG